From Solanum lycopersicum chromosome 8, SLM_r2.1, the proteins below share one genomic window:
- the LOC101263836 gene encoding protein neprosin-like, whose translation MYFYFASNFNTIVMSNQILQIVVAISLLLSYAKIEARQSLSEVEDLELERQLKLINKPAIKTIKTNDGDIYDCIDFYKQPTFDHPLLQNHDFHSEMKPTLSKSRIDAKALSFEKPSKIGLKGGGCPSGTVPIKRVTKEDLIRHQHMQDMKKNLNDHGNNITNSKASISLDEIHPFQYAETEIPGADINVLRGAGMITTIHAPMNVQKDQFSGARVRLENGLSDAIEVGWIVHPTLNGDNTPRLYARFEVGSAGCFNTLCSGFVLVNTDIPLGMPLVPSRIGGPINSQIMYLEQDVANGNWWVMLGEDYKQVGFWPKSIFTTLQAYATGAKYGGITYSAQGLQFPPMGSGLFPKKNLLENAYFRKCTFLCYVNDEMVTYSLDHIGTYPFQSNTTIYTVQDFIEQGDVLGHLIVYGGPGG comes from the exons atgtatttttattttgcatCAAATTTCAACACCATCGTCATGTCAAATCAG ATATTACAAATTGTTGTTGCAATTTCACTATTGTTGAGCTATGCCAAAATTGAAGCAAGACAAAGCCTATCTGAGGTTGAAGATTTAGAATTGGAGAGGCAATTAAAGCTTATAAATAAGCCAGCTATCAAGACTATAAAG ACCAATGATGGAGATATATACGATTGCATAGATTTTTATAAGCAACCTACTTTTGATCATCCACTATTACAGAATCATGATTTTCATTCCGAG ATGAAACCTACTCTATCCAAATCAAGAATAGACGCAAAGGCTTTGAGTTTCGAAAAACCTTCAAAGATAGGGTTGAAAGGCGGTGGATGTCCTAGTGGAACAGTTCCTATtaaaagagttacaaaagaGGATCTCATTCGACATCAACATATGcaagacatgaaaaaaaatcttaatgatcat GGGAACAACATAACCAATTCAAAGGCCTCAATTTCCCTAGATGAAATACATCCTTTCCAG taTGCAGAAACAGAAATTCCAGGTGCTGATATAAATGTACTTCGTGGAGCTGGCATGATTACTACTATACATGCACCAATGAATGTTCAAAAAGATCAGTTTAGTGGAGCTCGTGTGAGGCTTGAAAATGGACTTAGTGATGCCATTGAAGTTGGTTGGATC GTGCATCCTACTCTTAATGGAGACAATACGCCAAGACTTTATGCAAGATTTGAG GTTGGAAGTGCTGGTTGTTTTAATACATTATGTAGTGGCTTTGTCCTAGTAAACACAGATATACCTTTAGGAATGCCACTTGTACCTTCAAGAATTGGTGGACCtattaattcacaaataatgTATCTTGAACAg GATGTAGCAAATGGAAATTGGTGGGTTATGCTAGGAGAGGATTACAAACAAGTGGGATTTTGGCctaaaagtatttttacaaCATTACAAGCTTATGCAACAGGTGCTAAATATGGAGGTATAACATATAGTGCACAGGGATTACAATTCCCTCCAATGGGTAGTGGActttttccaaagaaaaatttgtTAGAAAATGCATATTTTAGAAAGTGCACTTTTTTGTGTTATGTGAATGATGAAATGGTAACATACTCTTTAGATCATATTGGCACATATCCATTTCAGAGTAACACAACTATATATACAGTTCAAGATTTTATTGAGCAAGGTGATGTACTTGGTCATTTGATTGTTTATGGAGGACCTGGTGGATAA